In one Elephas maximus indicus isolate mEleMax1 chromosome 9, mEleMax1 primary haplotype, whole genome shotgun sequence genomic region, the following are encoded:
- the LOC126082406 gene encoding interferon alpha-5-like, whose protein sequence is MAFSFLLLIALVVLSCNSTCSLGCDLPQSHSLANRRTMILLGQMRRISPFSCLKDRNDFGFPQEELDGNKFQKTQAISVHHEIIQQLFNLFSLQASSAAWDKTLLDKLYTGLYQQLNDLEVCLMKEMGIEETALPLINEDSMLAVRKYFQRITVYLTEKKYSPCAWEIVRAEIMSSFSASTNWQERLRIMERIELNSSKASVAEIIISRGISP, encoded by the exons AtggccttctctttccttttgctgATCGCCCTGGTGGTGCTCAGCTGCAACTCCACCTGCTCTCTGGGCTGTGACCTGCCTCAGAGCCATAGCCTGGCTAACAGGAGAACCATGATACTTCTGGGACAAATGAGGAGAATCTCCCCTTTCTCCTGCCTGAAGGACAGAAATGACTTTGGGTTTCCCCAGGAGgagcttgatggcaacaagttccAGAAGACTCAAGCCATCTCTGTCCACCATGAAATAATCCAACAGCTCTTCAACCTCTTCAGCCTACAGGCCTCATCTGCTGCCTGGGATAAGACCCTCCTGGACAAATTGTACACTGGACTCTATCAGCAGCTGAATGACCTGGAAGTCTGTTTGATGAAGGAGATGGGGATAGAAGAAACTGCCCTCCCCCTGATAAACGAGGACTCCATGCTGGCTGTGAGGAAGTACTTCCAAAGAATCACTGTCTATCTGACAGAGAAGAAATACAGCCCTTGTGCCTGGGAGATTGTCAGAGCAGAAATCATGAGCTCCTTCTCTGCATCAACAAACTGGCAAGAAAGGCTAAGAA TCATGGAACGGATAGAATTAAATTCTTCAAAAGCTTCTGTTGCTGAAATAATTATCTCTAGGGGCATCAGTCCTTAA